The following are encoded together in the Lathyrus oleraceus cultivar Zhongwan6 chromosome 3, CAAS_Psat_ZW6_1.0, whole genome shotgun sequence genome:
- the LOC127130406 gene encoding uncharacterized protein LOC127130406, with amino-acid sequence MASDAAVSSIKVMNQDLVKLDRFDGTNYTRWQDKMTFLLTALKVHYVLDPDLQPIPEPTENDSEELKKERKKRKEDELLCRGHILNTLSDRLYDLYTDNPSATEIWKALEFKFKAEEEDSKPILPQVHELQVLVNKIKAVKIDIPETFQVGAIIAKLPPSWKGYRKKLLHSSEDFSLEKIQKHLRIEEESKEREKSEPPTHFKTNAVTNKGKKRHDGIKSHLGPKKEHNKFKNSGGHKGPKNGCFVCGKPGHYARDCRQNKAKNEINAIRSDDDIIATVSEIMAIKGKVQGWWYDTCATVHVTYDKAAFKTYSEAIDGQEVQMGNEVRSKVVGTGSVELNFTSGKKVTLKTGISPYESWKGRAPNIGYFKVWGCVAYYKNMDPKRTKLGPRGIRCAFVGYAQHSKAYRLLNLESNVIVESRDVEFFENLITKDKGSESATNKESHEDNSSRTVEIQTEGTPIIIEPQPEPRISKRIRKTKNLGPDEIDSQSISFYLVEGNSSLNDLIIHQMDVKTAFLNGDLDEEIYMEQPEGYLLPGNEQKVCKLVKSLYGLKQAPKQWHQKFDSVILSNGFIPNSCDKCLYTKTCKTTVIFLCLYVDDMLIISNDLKGILETKKFLTSTFKMKDLGLVDTILGIKVKRNSGGYELSQTHYIEKMLDKFKHLNSKEVTTPFDHANKLQKNNGRSVAQLEYASAIGCLMKHRAMTSHSNENFPANILILDDKNYDSWCKKMKIVFCYQVIWDLVKNGVTSIGDNVIDEIKIAHKDLKKKDYKALFIIPKCVDPDNFEKIGNVDSSKKA; translated from the exons ATGGCTTCAGACGCTGctgtttcaagcatcaaagtgatgaACCAGGATCTTGTTAAGTTAGATCGATTTGATGGAACAAATTACACAAGATGGCAAGACAAGATGACATTCCTATTGACTGCCCTGAAGGTTCACTATGTTCTTGATCCCGACCTACAACCAATACCTGAACcaacagaaaatgattcggaagaaCTCAAGAAGGAGCGCAAGAAACGCAAGGAGGACGAACTGCTTTGCCGTGGACACATTCTGAATACTTTATCTGATCGTCTCTACGACCTCTACACAGACAATCCATCGGCAACAGAAATATGGAAGGCACTAGAATTCAAGTTCAAGGCTGAAGAGGAAG ATTCTAAGCCCATTCTTCCCCAAGTGCATGAATTGCAAGTTCTGGTCAATAAAATAAAGGCAGTAAAAATAGACATCCCTGAGACCTTCCAAGTCGGTGCAATTATTGCAAAATTACCACCTTCATGGAAAGGCTACCGAAAGAAATTGTTGCACAGTTCCGAGGACTTCTCCTTGGAGAAAATTCAGAAACATCTTCGAATCGAGGAGGAATCGAAGGAGAGGGAGAAATCAGAACCCCCTACTCATTTCAAAACAAACGCTGTGACCAACAAGGGAAAGAAGAGACATGATGGCATAAAGAGTCATCTTGGACCAAAGAAAGAACATAACAAGTTCAAGAACTCTGGCGGTCATAAAGGTCCAAAGAACGGATGTTTCGTATGCGGTAAACCTGGACACTATGCTCGAGATTGCAgacaaaataaagcaaaaaatgAGATCAATGCAATTCGATCAGATGATGACATAATTGCTACAGTGAGTGAAATTATGGCAATCAAAGGAAAAGTTCAAGGTTGGTGGTATGACACTTGTGCTACAGTGCATGTTACTTATGACAAGGCTGCATTCAAAACCTATTCTGAAGCAATTGATGGACAAGAGGTACAAATGGGAAATGAAGTCCGCTCTAAAGTTGTTGGAACCGGTTCGGTCGAACTTAACTTCACTTCTGGAAAGAAAGTTACACTT AAAACTGGTATATCTCCATATGAGTCATGGAAAGGCAGAGCGCCAAATATCGGTTACTTTAAAGTGTGGGGGTGTGTGGCATACTACAAAAACATGGACCCTAAAAGAACCAAGTTGGGTCCTCGAGGAATAAGATGTGCTTTTGTAGGATATGCACAACACAGTAAAGCATATAGACTCTTAAATCTAGAATCTAATGTAATTGTTGAATCCCGGGATGTAGAATTCTTTGAAAACCTTATCACAAAGGATAAAGGATCGGAGTCGGCCACTAATAAAGAATCTCATGAAGATAACTCTTCTCGGACTGTAGAAATACAAACTGAAGGCACTCCTATAATCATTGAACCACAACCCGAGCCTAGGATAAGCAAGAGAATTCGGAAAACAAAGAATCTAGGACCAGATGAGATTGATTCTCAATCTATTTCCTTTTATCTTGTTGAGGGAAATT CATCTTTGAATGATCTTATAATccatcagatggatgttaaaacagCGTTCCTAAATGGAGATCTCGATGAGGAAATCTACATGGAACAACCGGAAGGCTACCTGCTTCCTGGAAATGAACAAAAGGTGTGTAAACTTGTCAAATCCTTATACGGACTAAAACAAGCACCAAAACAGTGGCATCAAAAATTTGACTCTGTAATACTCTCAAATGGATTTATTCCTAATTCTTGTGACAAGTGTTTATACACAAAGACGTGCAAAACCACTGTAATATTCCTTTGTCTCTATGTCGACGATATGTTGATCATTAGTAATGATTTAAAAGGAATCTTAGAAACAAAGAAGTTTCTAACATCCActttcaagatgaaagatcttggacttgTTGACACAATTTTAGGGATTAAGGTTAAgcgaaatagtgggggttatgaacttagtcaaaccCACTATATTGAGAAAATGCTTGATAAGTTTAAACATCTAAACTCTAAGGAAGTAACCACTCCATTTGATCATGCCAACAAACTTCAAAAGAATAATGGAAGATCAGTGgctcaattggaatatgcaagtgcaatagGGTGTCTAAT GAAGCATAGAGCAATGACTTCTCATTCAAACGAGAATTTTCCAGCAAATATTCTCATCTTGGATGACAAGAATTATGATAGTTGGTGTAAGAAGATGAAGATTGTCTTCTGCTATCAAGTTAtttgggatcttgtgaagaaTGGAGTAACATCAATTGGCGACAATGTCATAGATGAAATAAAGATTGCACATAAAGatttgaagaagaaagattataaagctcttTTTATAATCCCTAAATGCGTTGATCCAGACAACTTTGAGAAAATTGGTAATGTAGACTCATCGAAGAAGGCATGA
- the LOC127126267 gene encoding transcription factor bHLH130, giving the protein MDLNSGYEEELQQNQRLLRFRSTTSSSSYREFRDNNPLSNTNSSGASSSMLVGSSMGMRMDQPSSSSAGHFSNNIISFQNGYDTMKGVENYDGVNESDGELTLSMSILKNQIGFSTRNPSSLGTLSQNSKMGEGHKLFYDYNDQNVEMGNQVDTLSHHMSLPRKSSEMFVMENLHQFPDSSIPSTSSSIRAKRGCATHPRSVAERVRRTRISERMKKLQELVPNTDKQTCTSEMLELAVEYIKELQKQLKIMSAKRAKCRCKNQK; this is encoded by the exons atgGATTTGAATTCTGGTTATGAAGAAGAACTTCAACAAAACCAAAGGTTGCTTCGTTTTCGCTCTACAACGAGCTCATCTAGTTATCGAGAATTCAGGGACAATAATCCTTTAAGTAATACAAATTCTTCTGGTGCAAGTTCAAGCATGCTTGTTGGTTCTTCTATGGGAATGAGAATGGATCAGCCAAGTAGTTCTTCTGCTGGTCATTTCTCCAACAATATCATCTCCTTTCAAAATG GTTATGACACTATGAAAGGAGTTGAAAACTATGATGGAGTGAATGAAAGTGATGGCGAACTTACTCTATCTATGAGCATATTGAAGAATCAAATCGGATTCTCAACAAGAAACCCTTCTTCGTTGGGAACATTATCACAGAATTCCAAAATGGGTGAGGGTCATAAGTTATTTTATGATTATAATGATCAG AATGTAGAGATGGGAAATCAAGTTGATACATTATCACATCACATGAGTTTGCCAAGAAAGTCATCAGAAATGTTTGTTATGGAGAATTTACATCAGTTCCCCGATTCTTCTATTCCTAGTACTAGTAGTAGTATTAGAGCAAAGCGAGGCTGCGCAACGCATCCTAGAAGCGTCGCGGAAAGGGTAAGAAGAACTCGAATAAGCGAACGAATGAAAAAGTTGCAAGAGCTTGTTCCAAATACTGACAAG CAAACTTGCACATCAGAAATGTTGGAATTGGCTGTAGAGTATATTAAAGAGCTTCAAAAACAATTAAAG ATTATGAGTGCAAAAAGAGCTAAATGCAGATGCAAAAATCAGAAATGA